The following are encoded together in the Cryptococcus neoformans var. neoformans JEC21 chromosome 9 sequence genome:
- a CDS encoding D-aminoacylase, putative — MSLVQSSSDILFISPTVISGEEYVQPFIADVLISGGRIARIAQPGTLSDQLGAEVRKVEATGYVLCPGFIDLHAHSDLYLLTHPDHEAKISQGCTTEVVGQDGISYAPVQTKAQMKAIREQITGWNGNPNEEDHPGVGLFEWNTVGEYLDCLERNKTATNVAMLVPQGNLRLLACGPWDEVATADEITVQEKLLRQAMLEGAVGMSSGLTYTPGMYASTSELARLCRVLGEEFPGAFYAPHHRSYGFKALESYAEMLGLGRDTGCPIHLTHATLNFSENKGKAPLLISMIDAARSDGCDISLDTYPYLPGCTTLAALLPSWASSGGPAETLKRLRDEISREKIRRAVEDTGCDGGHGIPTNWDEIQIGSTTHPDLASYSGRRVSEVARSLKVPSIKVFFDVLIKDKLATSCIMHIGNEENVREIMCHETHCSGSDAILHGKTLHPRAYGTFPRFLGHYARDLGIMPLPAMVAHLTSRPAKRLGVYPSRGLIAEGSVADIVVFDPEAIRDKATYEKPKQKAEGIRFVLVNGEVAVDETRLTGMRGGKVLRRREGGKVW; from the exons ATGTCTCTTGTCCAATCCAGCTCCGATATTCTTTTTATATCACCCACAGTCATCTCTGGGGAAGAGTATGTACAACCATTTATCGCCGATGTCCTCATCTCCGGAGGCCGTATCGCCCGTATTGCCCAACCTGGTACTCTCTCCGACCAACTCGGTGCTGAGGTCCGTAAGGTAGAAGCCACGGGGTATGTTCTATGTCCTGGCTTCATCGATCTTCACGCACACTCGGACTTGTACCTCCTTACTCATCCGGACCATGAAGCCAAGATCTCTCAAGGCTGTACT ACGGAAGTAGTTGGCCAAGATGGTATTTCCTACGCTCCAGTGCAGACAAAAGCCCAAATGAAAGCTATTCGTGAGCAAATCACTGGTTGGAACGGCAATCCGAATGAGGAAGACCATCCAGGTGTTGGGCTGTTTGAATGGAACACTGTGGGAGAGTATTTGGATTGCCTTGAGAGGAACAAGACGGCAACCAATGTCGCTATGCTCGTGCCTCAA GGCAATCTGAGACTGCTGGCTTGTGGACCTTGGGATGAGGTAGCTACAGCAGACGAGATCACAGTTCAAGAGAAGCTATTGCGACAGGCTATGCTTGAAGGCGCAGTTGGCATGTCAAG CGGTTTAACGTATACTCCTGGGATGTACGCTTCAACGTCGGAGCTAGCACGCCTCTGTCGAGTACTTGGCGAAGAATTCCCCGGGGCTTTCTATGCTCCTCATCACCGAAGCTATGGGTTCAAAGCGCTTGAGAGCTACGCTGAGATGCTCGGTCTTGGTCGAGATACTGGTTGTCCCATAC ATCTCACTCACGCTACTCTCAACTTTTCTGAGAACAAGGGTAAAGCCCCCTTGCTCATCTCTATGATTGACGCTGCTCGCTCTGATGGGTGTGATATCTCCCTCGACACCTACCCTTATCTCCCAGGCTGTACAACGCTTGCTGCATTGTTACCTAGCTGGGCAAGTTCGGGAGGACCGGCGGAGACATTGAAAAGGCTGCGGGATGAAATTTCAAGAGAGAAGATCAGGAGAGCAGTGGAGGACACTGGGTGCGATGGCGGACATGGCATACCGACCAACTGGGATGAAATTCAG ATCGGCTCAACCACTCATCCTGACCTTGCATCATACTCTGGACGCCGCGTCTCTGAAGTTGCACGTTCACTGAAAGTGCCATCCATCAAGGTTTTCTTTGATGTCCTGATCAAAGACAAGCTCGCTACAAGTTGTATCATGCATATCGGCAACGAGGAAAATGTGAGAGAAATCATGTGCCATGAGACGCATTGCTCTGGTAGTGATGCTATTCTGCATGGGAAAACGTTACATCCTAGG GCATACGGAACGTTCCCCCGCTTCTTGGGACATTACGCTCGTGACCTAGGTATCATGCCCCTCCCAGCCATGGTCGCCCATCTTACCTCTCGTCCCGCTAAGCGACTAGGCGTTTATCCCTCCCGAGGCCTCATCGCCGAAGGTTCAGTAGCCGATATCGTGGTTTTTGATCCTGAAGCCATTAGGGATAAGGCCACGTATGAGAAGCCGAAGCAGAAGGCTGAGGGAATTAGATTCGTGCTCGTGAATGGAGAGGTTGCGGTAGATGAGACACGCTTGACGGGGATGAGAGGAGGTAAGGTGCTCAGGCGAAGGGAAGGTGGGAAAGTGTGGTAG